The Rhododendron vialii isolate Sample 1 chromosome 5a, ASM3025357v1 genome contains a region encoding:
- the LOC131327312 gene encoding psbP domain-containing protein 7, chloroplastic, whose translation MNNGPPTFPSQCLHACKSKSHNRIRMTQSSGDRKETPGPSPAQQFAPLESGFRRRLLTGIGSASLVAVGANFTGITSFLLGFSPKTGRNLKLDVLYPIGGFSRYVQTNEGFEFIYPAGWVGDQMLLYRAAGKLERSLDPVLSNNNVASNRSRDVNEPVVAFGPPGSSGELNVSVIVSPVPLDFSIEAFGGPEEVGETVIRSIAGSGRQSDVKGTLVQSSLKEDSMHNVKYYELEYIVESPSFRRHNMAVCCARGGRLFTLNAQAPESAWPKVKSDFYRIADSFKLAT comes from the exons ATGAATAATGGCCCTCCAACATTCCCTTCTCAGTGTCTTCACGCATGTAAATCCAAATCCCATAACCGGATACGCATGACCCAATCGTCCGGCGACCGGAAAGAGACTCCGGGACCATCTCCAGCGCAGCAATTCGCGCCGCTCGAGTCGGGTTTCCGGCGCCGGCTCCTCACTGGTATTGGGTCGGCCTCTCTGGTTGCTGTTGGAGCTAATTTCACAGGAATTACGAGTTTTCTTTTAGGGTTCTCGCCGAAGACCGGCCGGAATCTGAAACTGGATGTGCTTTATCCCATCGGAGGGTTCAGTCGGTACGTCCAGACAAATGAAGGATTTG AGTTCATATACCCAGCAGGTTGGGTAGGAGATCAGATGCTACTGTACAGAGCAGCGGGGAAACTTGAGAGATCACTTGATCCGGTTCTATCAAACAATAATGTTGCATCAAATCGCAGCCGGGATGTGAATGAGCCGGTGGTTGCATTTGGTCCACCAGGTTCAAGCGGCGAGCTCAACGTCAGTGTCATCGTCTCTCCTGTTCCTCTTGATTTCTc AATTGAAGCATTCGGAGGACCCGAGGAAGTCGGAGAAACTGTGATTCGGTCAATCGCGGGGTCAGGCCGACAATCCGACGTGAAAGGAACGCTGGTACAGTCAAGCTTAAAAGAGGATTCAATGCACAACGTGAAATACTATGAATTGGAATACATAGTCGAAAGCCCCTCCTTCCGACGGCATAACATGGCCGTCTGCTGTGCCCGAGGAGGAAGGTTGTTCACTCTAAACGCCCAGGCACCGGAATCAGCCTGGCCGAAAGTGAAATCGGACTTTTACAGAATTGCTGATTCTTTCAAACTGGCAACTTGA
- the LOC131327311 gene encoding PWWP domain-containing protein 1-like isoform X2, whose amino-acid sequence MRDKGLELDRNSDSIPDVPLGKARVSADVGSDSDASGAEVGVLEELESNRAYDSDFGSRVSVAEGRVSVGGESERHRVLEGDERRDSDFRNDDLGRVVDDRRRGEKGRALESRWSRVGSDEFDTKEKGVGSRASVRKSNVSTFDDFVANGKGEVTGVGLSTSVGYGYEIGDMIWGKVKSHPWWPGVIYNESFASPSVRRTKSEGHVLVAFFGDSSYGWFEPEELIPFESNYSEKSRQTNSRTFVKAVEDAVDEVNRRSGLGLACRCRNPYNFRPGNAQGYYAVDLNDYETGAVYSVSQIRKARESFQPRDTVAFIKQLALIARDEVYTSIYFVKNKATALAYRKAVFEEFDETYAQAFGQQPVRPSRESLAAVAQPVRAPLSGPMVMAEALGKRRKNSTKPSKLKEHENKEKYLFKRRDEPSEVKIHQKGQGAFSRQVEGSAASMVEPPFTFAETSSWGQASNSSFDNGKGALLESKGGDGTMNLKHDRQRATTSGLDEDFHQPPSLPDTNDEGKRVSREIDPKLHGQDPRAHIVTGKKKAKLLKRPVGELGVEKSASGEKKKRKIEIGIKTSSDLGVEKSAPGEKKKKQKKKIEFGSETSSDLGVEKSAPGEEKKKKKQEMEFCVERSSDLMQNQSATGKSGTISSLLPDSIGKRSTFGMGDTDLKLPQLLGDLQALALNPFHGVDMSISPTVQKAFLKFRSIVYEKSFSPAETEANEVHASKSAAGSSGAFEVPSRGIKELPSPKHPKPLIRPDDPTKGGRKRGPSDRQEEMASKRMKKVEELKSLAVEKKAAQIPLEIHRDGKEAVAIRPPKLLKPDSIKKTTESPSKARVPTMLVMKFPPNTNLPSGSELKARLARFGPLDHSATRVFWQSFTCRVVFLYRADAEAAHKHLSGSNSLFGNVNVKSSIRTTGAMGPDSEGKAQREDAVEQKPPKPQPVVQLKSCLKKAAGEEAAGAVTTGGGSNGNGSSRGTPRVKFVLEGGESSGGGGGEQLIVGTNKNNYFNNTTSFADVGGKSSSSSSSSSHGMEFNTRNFQKGILPLPPATAKLPNTSNNMGYGEVEPRNTHNFSANMARAGPSPTNIDIAQQMLVPPTKIDIAQQMLGLLTKCNDLVTNVSSFLGYVPYHPL is encoded by the exons ATGCGCGACAAGGGTTTGGAGTTGGATCGAAACTCCGATTCGATCCCAGACGTACCTCTAGGAAAAGCTAGGGTTTCGGCTGACGTCGGCTCCGATAGTGACGCTAGTGGTGCGGAGGTCGGGGTTTTAGAGGAGCTCGAGAGTAATCGAGCTTATGATAGTGATTTTGGTTCTAGGGTTTCGGTTGCGGAGGGCAGAGTTTCGGTGGGTGGTGAATCTGAAAGACATAGGGTTTTGGAGGGTGATGAGAGAAGGGATTCTGATTTTCGAAACGATGATTTGGGACGGGTGGTGGATGACCGTAGACGGGGGGAGAAGGGAAGAGCGCTGGAGTCACGGTGGTCTAGGGTGGGGAGTGATGAGTTCGATACCAAGGAAAAGGGTGTTGGTTCGAGAGCAAGTGTCCGCAAGTCGAATGTTTCAACGTTTGATGATTTCGTGGCTAATGGGAAGGGCGAGGTGACGGGGGTTGGGCTGTCGACCTCTGTGGGTTATGGTTATGAAATAGGGGATATGATTTGGGGGAAGGTGAAATCACACCCGTGGTGGCCGGGTGTTATTTATAATGAGTCATTTGCATCGCCTTCAGTTCGTCGGACAAAGAGTGAAGGTCATGTGTTGGTTGCTTTCTTTGGTGACAGTAGCTATGGATGGTTTGAGCCAGAAGAGCTCATTCCATTTGAAAGTAATTACTCTGAGAAGTCGAGGCAAACGAATTCGAGAACTTTTGTTAAGGCTGTGGAAGATGCAGTTGATGAGGTTAACCGGAGAAGTGGTCTGGGTTTGGCTTGCCGCTGCAGGAACCCATATAATTTTAGGCCGGGTAATGCTCAAGGATACTATGCTGTTGATTTGAATGATTATGAGACTGGAGCGGTTTACTCCGTCAGTCAGATTAGGAAAGCCAGAGAGAGTTTTCAGCCGAGAGATACTGTTGCTTTTATCAAGCAGTTGGCATTGATTGCTAGAGATGAGGTGTATACCAGTATTTATTTTGTCAAGAATAAGGCTACTGCTTTGGCTTATCGAAAAGCAGTGTTCGAGGAGTTTGATGAGACCTATGCTCAAGCATTTGGTCAGCAGCCGGTGCGTCCTTCCCGTGAATCATTGGCAGCAGTTGCTCAGCCTGTTAGGG CTCCATTGAGTGGGCCAATGGTGATGGCAGAGGCCTTGGGTAAGCGGAGAAAGAACTCTACAAAACCCAGTAAATTGAAAGAGCatgaaaataaagagaaatacCTCTTTAAAAGGAGAGACGAACCAAGTGAGGTGAAAATCCACCAAAAGGGGCAAGGAGCATTCTCTAGGCAAGTAGAGGGGTCTGCAGCTAGTATGGTTGAGCCCCCTTTTACCTTTGCTGAGACTTCTTCATGGGGGCAGGCTTCAAATTCTTCTTTTGATAATGGGAAGGGTGCTCTGCTGGAATCAAAAGGTGGTGATGGGACAATGAACTTGAAACATGATCGTCAAAGGGCAACTACATCGGGGTTAGATGAAGACTTCCATCAACCTCCAAGTCTACCAGATACAAATGACGAAGGAAAACGTGTTTCACGGGAGATTGATCCGAAGCTTCATGGTCAGGATCCAAGAGCGCATATCGTCACTGGGAAAAAGAAGGCCAAGCTTCTTAAACGTCCTGTTGGGGAACTGGGTGTTGAGAAATCTGCCTcaggagaaaagaagaagagaaagataGAAATTGGTATCAAAACATCCTCTGATCTGGGTGTTGAGAAATCTGCCCCaggggaaaagaagaaaaaacagaagaaaaagatAGAATTTGGTAGCGAAACATCCTCTGATCTGGGTGTTGAGAAATCTGCCCCAggggaagagaagaagaaaaagaagcaagaGATGGAGTTTTGTGTCGAGAGGTCCTCTGATCTCATGCAGAATCAATCTGCTACTGGGAAAAGTGGGACAATTAGTTCATTGTTGCCTGATTCTATTGGGAAGCGGTCAACATTTGGCATGGGTGATACTGATCTCAAGCTTCCACAGTTACTGGGTGATTTGCAAGCTCTGGCCCTCAATCCCTTCCATGGGGTGGATATGAGTATTTCTCCAACTGTACAGAAGGCCTTTTTGAAATTCCGGTCGATTGTTTACGAGAAAAGCTTTTCCCCAGCTGAGACTGAGGCAAACGAAGTTCATGCCTCGAAATCGGCAGCTGGCAGTTCTGGGGCTTTTGAAGTTCCATCCCGAGGGATTAAAGAGCTGCCATCTCCAAAACACCCGAAGCCTCTAATCAGGCCTGATGACCCGACAAAAGGCGGCCGGAAACGTGGCCCGTCTGATCGTCAAGAGGAAATGGCCTCAAAAAGGATGAAGAAAGTAGAGGAGTTGAAGTCTCTGGCTGTTGAAAAGAAGGCTGCTCAAATACCCCTAGAAATCCATAGAGATGGAAAAGAAGCAGTGGCTATTAGACCGCCGAAACTATTGAAACCAGATTCTATCAAGAAAACAACCGAGTCCCCATCAAAGGCACGTGTACCTACAATGTTGGTTATGAAGTTTCCTCCCAATACAAACCTCCCATCCGGATCTGAGCTTAAGGCTAGGCTAGCTCGTTTTGGTCCGTTGGATCATTCGGCCACCCGGGTTTTCTGGCAGTCTTTCACATGCCGTGTTGTCTTTCTTTATAGAGCTGATGCTGAGGCTGCACACAAGCATCTTTCCGGAAGTAATTCCTTGTTTGGCAATGTGAATGTGAAATCCAGCATCCGGACAACGGGAGCAATGGGACCCGATTCGGAAGGCAAAGCTCAAAGAGAAGATGCAGTCGAACAAAAGCCTCCGAAGCCGCAGCCGGTGGTTCAGCTCAAGTCATGTCTGAAGAAGGCGGCGGGCGAGGAGGCGGCGGGGGCAGTCACCACCGGTGGCGGCAGCAATGGTAATGGTAGCAGTAGAGGGACCCCTCGTGTAAAATTTGTGTTGGAGGGTGGAGAGAGTAGTGGCGGTGGGGGTGGTGAGCAATTGATAGTTGGTACTAATAAGAACAACTACTTCAACAATACAACTAGTTTTGCTGATGTTGGTggtaaatcttcttcttcttcatcatcatcatctcatGGAATGGAATTTAATACTAGGAATTTTCAAAAGGGCATTCTACCTCTTCCTCCTGCTACAGCAAAACTTCCAAACACTTCAAATAATATGGGCTATGGTGAAGTAGAACCTAGAAATACTCACAATTTTAGTGCCAATATGGCTCGGGCTGGGCCAAGCCCAACAAACATAGACATTGCCCAACAAATGCTCGTGCCCCCAACAAAAATAGACATTGCTCAACAGATGCTCGGCCTTCTCACCAAGTGTAATGATCTAGTAACCAACGTGAGTAGCTTTCTGGGTTATGTACCCTATCATCCCCTCTGA
- the LOC131327311 gene encoding PWWP domain-containing protein 1-like isoform X1, whose amino-acid sequence MISAMRDKGLELDRNSDSIPDVPLGKARVSADVGSDSDASGAEVGVLEELESNRAYDSDFGSRVSVAEGRVSVGGESERHRVLEGDERRDSDFRNDDLGRVVDDRRRGEKGRALESRWSRVGSDEFDTKEKGVGSRASVRKSNVSTFDDFVANGKGEVTGVGLSTSVGYGYEIGDMIWGKVKSHPWWPGVIYNESFASPSVRRTKSEGHVLVAFFGDSSYGWFEPEELIPFESNYSEKSRQTNSRTFVKAVEDAVDEVNRRSGLGLACRCRNPYNFRPGNAQGYYAVDLNDYETGAVYSVSQIRKARESFQPRDTVAFIKQLALIARDEVYTSIYFVKNKATALAYRKAVFEEFDETYAQAFGQQPVRPSRESLAAVAQPVRAPLSGPMVMAEALGKRRKNSTKPSKLKEHENKEKYLFKRRDEPSEVKIHQKGQGAFSRQVEGSAASMVEPPFTFAETSSWGQASNSSFDNGKGALLESKGGDGTMNLKHDRQRATTSGLDEDFHQPPSLPDTNDEGKRVSREIDPKLHGQDPRAHIVTGKKKAKLLKRPVGELGVEKSASGEKKKRKIEIGIKTSSDLGVEKSAPGEKKKKQKKKIEFGSETSSDLGVEKSAPGEEKKKKKQEMEFCVERSSDLMQNQSATGKSGTISSLLPDSIGKRSTFGMGDTDLKLPQLLGDLQALALNPFHGVDMSISPTVQKAFLKFRSIVYEKSFSPAETEANEVHASKSAAGSSGAFEVPSRGIKELPSPKHPKPLIRPDDPTKGGRKRGPSDRQEEMASKRMKKVEELKSLAVEKKAAQIPLEIHRDGKEAVAIRPPKLLKPDSIKKTTESPSKARVPTMLVMKFPPNTNLPSGSELKARLARFGPLDHSATRVFWQSFTCRVVFLYRADAEAAHKHLSGSNSLFGNVNVKSSIRTTGAMGPDSEGKAQREDAVEQKPPKPQPVVQLKSCLKKAAGEEAAGAVTTGGGSNGNGSSRGTPRVKFVLEGGESSGGGGGEQLIVGTNKNNYFNNTTSFADVGGKSSSSSSSSSHGMEFNTRNFQKGILPLPPATAKLPNTSNNMGYGEVEPRNTHNFSANMARAGPSPTNIDIAQQMLVPPTKIDIAQQMLGLLTKCNDLVTNVSSFLGYVPYHPL is encoded by the exons ATGATTTCAGCGATGCGCGACAAGGGTTTGGAGTTGGATCGAAACTCCGATTCGATCCCAGACGTACCTCTAGGAAAAGCTAGGGTTTCGGCTGACGTCGGCTCCGATAGTGACGCTAGTGGTGCGGAGGTCGGGGTTTTAGAGGAGCTCGAGAGTAATCGAGCTTATGATAGTGATTTTGGTTCTAGGGTTTCGGTTGCGGAGGGCAGAGTTTCGGTGGGTGGTGAATCTGAAAGACATAGGGTTTTGGAGGGTGATGAGAGAAGGGATTCTGATTTTCGAAACGATGATTTGGGACGGGTGGTGGATGACCGTAGACGGGGGGAGAAGGGAAGAGCGCTGGAGTCACGGTGGTCTAGGGTGGGGAGTGATGAGTTCGATACCAAGGAAAAGGGTGTTGGTTCGAGAGCAAGTGTCCGCAAGTCGAATGTTTCAACGTTTGATGATTTCGTGGCTAATGGGAAGGGCGAGGTGACGGGGGTTGGGCTGTCGACCTCTGTGGGTTATGGTTATGAAATAGGGGATATGATTTGGGGGAAGGTGAAATCACACCCGTGGTGGCCGGGTGTTATTTATAATGAGTCATTTGCATCGCCTTCAGTTCGTCGGACAAAGAGTGAAGGTCATGTGTTGGTTGCTTTCTTTGGTGACAGTAGCTATGGATGGTTTGAGCCAGAAGAGCTCATTCCATTTGAAAGTAATTACTCTGAGAAGTCGAGGCAAACGAATTCGAGAACTTTTGTTAAGGCTGTGGAAGATGCAGTTGATGAGGTTAACCGGAGAAGTGGTCTGGGTTTGGCTTGCCGCTGCAGGAACCCATATAATTTTAGGCCGGGTAATGCTCAAGGATACTATGCTGTTGATTTGAATGATTATGAGACTGGAGCGGTTTACTCCGTCAGTCAGATTAGGAAAGCCAGAGAGAGTTTTCAGCCGAGAGATACTGTTGCTTTTATCAAGCAGTTGGCATTGATTGCTAGAGATGAGGTGTATACCAGTATTTATTTTGTCAAGAATAAGGCTACTGCTTTGGCTTATCGAAAAGCAGTGTTCGAGGAGTTTGATGAGACCTATGCTCAAGCATTTGGTCAGCAGCCGGTGCGTCCTTCCCGTGAATCATTGGCAGCAGTTGCTCAGCCTGTTAGGG CTCCATTGAGTGGGCCAATGGTGATGGCAGAGGCCTTGGGTAAGCGGAGAAAGAACTCTACAAAACCCAGTAAATTGAAAGAGCatgaaaataaagagaaatacCTCTTTAAAAGGAGAGACGAACCAAGTGAGGTGAAAATCCACCAAAAGGGGCAAGGAGCATTCTCTAGGCAAGTAGAGGGGTCTGCAGCTAGTATGGTTGAGCCCCCTTTTACCTTTGCTGAGACTTCTTCATGGGGGCAGGCTTCAAATTCTTCTTTTGATAATGGGAAGGGTGCTCTGCTGGAATCAAAAGGTGGTGATGGGACAATGAACTTGAAACATGATCGTCAAAGGGCAACTACATCGGGGTTAGATGAAGACTTCCATCAACCTCCAAGTCTACCAGATACAAATGACGAAGGAAAACGTGTTTCACGGGAGATTGATCCGAAGCTTCATGGTCAGGATCCAAGAGCGCATATCGTCACTGGGAAAAAGAAGGCCAAGCTTCTTAAACGTCCTGTTGGGGAACTGGGTGTTGAGAAATCTGCCTcaggagaaaagaagaagagaaagataGAAATTGGTATCAAAACATCCTCTGATCTGGGTGTTGAGAAATCTGCCCCaggggaaaagaagaaaaaacagaagaaaaagatAGAATTTGGTAGCGAAACATCCTCTGATCTGGGTGTTGAGAAATCTGCCCCAggggaagagaagaagaaaaagaagcaagaGATGGAGTTTTGTGTCGAGAGGTCCTCTGATCTCATGCAGAATCAATCTGCTACTGGGAAAAGTGGGACAATTAGTTCATTGTTGCCTGATTCTATTGGGAAGCGGTCAACATTTGGCATGGGTGATACTGATCTCAAGCTTCCACAGTTACTGGGTGATTTGCAAGCTCTGGCCCTCAATCCCTTCCATGGGGTGGATATGAGTATTTCTCCAACTGTACAGAAGGCCTTTTTGAAATTCCGGTCGATTGTTTACGAGAAAAGCTTTTCCCCAGCTGAGACTGAGGCAAACGAAGTTCATGCCTCGAAATCGGCAGCTGGCAGTTCTGGGGCTTTTGAAGTTCCATCCCGAGGGATTAAAGAGCTGCCATCTCCAAAACACCCGAAGCCTCTAATCAGGCCTGATGACCCGACAAAAGGCGGCCGGAAACGTGGCCCGTCTGATCGTCAAGAGGAAATGGCCTCAAAAAGGATGAAGAAAGTAGAGGAGTTGAAGTCTCTGGCTGTTGAAAAGAAGGCTGCTCAAATACCCCTAGAAATCCATAGAGATGGAAAAGAAGCAGTGGCTATTAGACCGCCGAAACTATTGAAACCAGATTCTATCAAGAAAACAACCGAGTCCCCATCAAAGGCACGTGTACCTACAATGTTGGTTATGAAGTTTCCTCCCAATACAAACCTCCCATCCGGATCTGAGCTTAAGGCTAGGCTAGCTCGTTTTGGTCCGTTGGATCATTCGGCCACCCGGGTTTTCTGGCAGTCTTTCACATGCCGTGTTGTCTTTCTTTATAGAGCTGATGCTGAGGCTGCACACAAGCATCTTTCCGGAAGTAATTCCTTGTTTGGCAATGTGAATGTGAAATCCAGCATCCGGACAACGGGAGCAATGGGACCCGATTCGGAAGGCAAAGCTCAAAGAGAAGATGCAGTCGAACAAAAGCCTCCGAAGCCGCAGCCGGTGGTTCAGCTCAAGTCATGTCTGAAGAAGGCGGCGGGCGAGGAGGCGGCGGGGGCAGTCACCACCGGTGGCGGCAGCAATGGTAATGGTAGCAGTAGAGGGACCCCTCGTGTAAAATTTGTGTTGGAGGGTGGAGAGAGTAGTGGCGGTGGGGGTGGTGAGCAATTGATAGTTGGTACTAATAAGAACAACTACTTCAACAATACAACTAGTTTTGCTGATGTTGGTggtaaatcttcttcttcttcatcatcatcatctcatGGAATGGAATTTAATACTAGGAATTTTCAAAAGGGCATTCTACCTCTTCCTCCTGCTACAGCAAAACTTCCAAACACTTCAAATAATATGGGCTATGGTGAAGTAGAACCTAGAAATACTCACAATTTTAGTGCCAATATGGCTCGGGCTGGGCCAAGCCCAACAAACATAGACATTGCCCAACAAATGCTCGTGCCCCCAACAAAAATAGACATTGCTCAACAGATGCTCGGCCTTCTCACCAAGTGTAATGATCTAGTAACCAACGTGAGTAGCTTTCTGGGTTATGTACCCTATCATCCCCTCTGA
- the LOC131326741 gene encoding protein SRC2 homolog — protein sequence MEYRPLDITVISAENLKDVNLISKMDVYVVVSIADDPTTKRKTRVDKDGGKSPKWNDRLNFAVDAAALARNPGLPLVFRLRSERPLGDKDIGEVAVPMKELLDRADGGAEHVVEYQVRTPSGKLKGTLKFSYKFGDKVSAPAYAPPAKSKNSDEPVTAYPAHAGASTAYPPPPQGYAQPHPAYAGYPAPQQGYGTGYPPPPPQYAGYPAAGPAYGYPPPQQQGYGYPPQMVVQPQQQKKKKNNFGLGLGAGLLGGLLVGDMISDVGDSGYDAGFDDAGFDF from the coding sequence ATGGAGTATCGTCCGCTGGACATAACGGTGATCTCGGCCGAGAACCTAAAAGACGTGAACCTGATCTCCAAGATGGACGTGTACGTTGTCGTCTCGATCGCCGACGACCCCACCACGAAACGCAAGACCCGCGTGGACAAGGACGGCGGGAAGAGCCCCAAGTGGAACGACCGCCTCAACTTTGCCGTCGACGCCGCCGCCCTGGCGCGGAACCCCGGCCTCCCCCTCGTCTTCCGCCTCCGGTCCGAGCGCCCCCTGGGCGACAAGGACATCGGCGAGGTCGCCGTGCCCATGAAAGAACTCCTTGACCGCGCCGACGGCGGCGCCGAGCACGTCGTGGAGTACCAGGTCCGCACCCCGTCGGGAAAGCTCAAGGGCACCCTGAAATTTTCCTACAAGTTCGGAGACAAGGTGTCCGCGCCGGCGTATGCGCCGCCGGCAAAGTCGAAGAATTCCGACGAGCCGGTGACAGCGTACCCCGCCCATGCCGGAGCCAGCACTGCCTACCCGCCACCGCCGCAGGGGTACGCACAGCCGCACCCGGCATACGCAGGTTATCCCGCACCGCAGCAGGGGTATGGCACAGGATACCCGCCGCCACCGCCGCAATACGCGGGGTATCCTGCAGCGGGGCCTGCTTACGGGTACCCGCCGCCCCAGCAGCAGGGGTACGGGTACCCGCCGCAGATGGTGGTGCAGCCGcagcagcagaagaagaagaagaacaatttCGGGCTGGGGTTGGGAGCAGGGTTGTTAGGAGGGTTGTTGGTGGGCGATATGATATCTGATGTGGGAGATTCTGGGTATGACGCTGGCTTTGATGATGCTGGCTTTGACTTCTAG
- the LOC131325961 gene encoding autophagy-related protein 18a-like: protein MTTALSSSTSSWPPLPSPNPNNFSTSLIPSHMSNPHPPSSSSHPSFSDFTETDHPSVSDFTDTDSEPPHQSPSVISDDASAISFFSDAPASTTNPNPNDDLARSLSPPPALLHLSFNQDSGCFAAGTDRGFRIYNCDPFREIFRREFDNNGGGISVVQMLFRCNILALVGGGPEPQYPLNKVMIWDDHQGRCIGELSFRSEVMSVRLRRDRIVVVLAQKIFVYNFSDLKLLHQIETIANPKGLCELSHQSSSMVLVCPGLQKGQVRVEHYASKRTKFIMAHDSRIVCCALTHDGRFLATTSSKGTLVRVFNTLDGSLLQEVRRGADRAEIYSLAFSSTAQWLAVSSDKGTVHVFSLKVDSGSLGIERSRSAPESSLSNPPALSSLSFIKGVLPKYFSSEWSVAQFRLQEGSQYIVAFGHEKDTVVILGMDGSFYRCQFNPVSGGEMTQLEHHNFLKPEETF from the exons ATGACAACCGCCCTCTCCTCTTCCACCTCCTCCTGGCCCCCTCTCCCCTCCCCAAACCCTAACAATTTCTCCACCTCCCTAATCCCCTCCCACATGTCcaacccccaccccccctcctcctcctcccaccCGTCCTTCTCCGATTTTACCGAGACCGACCACCCATCCGTCTCCGATTTCACCGACACCGACTCCGAGCCACCGCACCAATCGCCCTCCGTCATCTCTGACGACGCCTCCGCTATCTCCTTCTTCTCCGACGCTCCCGCCTCCACCACCAACCCCAACCCTAACGACGACCTCGCCCGATCCCTCTCCCCGCCCCCCGCCCTCCTCCACCTCTCCTTCAACCAGGACTCCGGCTGCTTTGCTGCCGGCACCGACCGCGGCTTCCGCATTTACAACTGCGACCCCTTCCGAGAGATTTTCCGGCGGGAGTTTGACAACAACGGCGGCGGCATCAGCGTTGTTCAGATGCTCTTCCGGTGTAACATTCTGGCGTTGGTTGGCGGCGGGCCCGAGCCGCAGTACCCCTTGAATAAGGTGATGATTTGGGACGATCATCAGGGGAGGTGCATCGGAGAGCTTTCCTTTCGGTCCGAG GTTATGTCTGTTCGGCTTAGGCGGGACAGGATTGTGGTGGTTTTGGCGCAGAAGATTTTTGTTTACAATTTTTCAGACTTGAAGTTGCTTCATCAGATTGAGACAATCGCAAATCCCAAGGGGCTTTGCGAGCTTTCGCATCAGTCATCTTCGATGGTGCTGGTTTGCCCGGGGTTGCAGAAGGGGcaggttagggttgagcattacGCTTCCAAGCGAACCAAGTTTATTATGGCTCATGATTCAAGGATTGTTTGCTGTGCTCTAACTCATGATGGCCGGTTTCTTGCTACAACGAGTAGTAAGGGGACGTTAGTTCGTGTTTTCAATACTTTGGATGGGTCATTGCTTCAGGAG GTAAGAAGAGGTGCAGACAGAGCTGAGATCTACAGTCTTGCGTTCTCTTCAACTGCACAATGGCTGGCTGTTTCAAGTGACAAGGGAACTGTCCATGTCTTCAGCCTCAAGGTTGATTCAGGATCTTTAGGGATTGAAAGATCACGGAGCGCGCCTGAATCAAGTCTGTCAAATCCGCCTGCTCTTTCATCTCTTTCCTTTATTAAAG GTGTGCTGCCAAAATATTTCAGCTCAGAGTGGTCAGTGGCTCAATTCCGCTTGCAGGAAGGTTCTCAATACATTGTCGCCTTTGGCCACGAAAAGGACACCGTAGTGATACTCGGCATGGATGGGAG CTTCTATCGTTGTCAATTCAACCCAGTGTCTGGAGGGGAGATGACTCAGCTAGAACATCATAATTTCTTGAAGCCTGAAGAAACATTCTAA